CGGGAGAGTAGGTAGCCGCCGTCTTTTCCCTCCCCCCGGCATCCGATGGGCTGCCGGGGGGATTTTTTTTGCCCCTGCGGCTTGCGGGCTGCAGAATTAGCCGTATCTTTATGGCAAATATGAATTATTATGGTTATAAAGACAGTTTTAGATACGGATTTGTATAAGTTTACGACTTCGTATGCTTATATTAAGTTGTTCCCGTATGCGATGGGAACGTTTAGCTTCAAGGATCGTGATGATACGGAATACACAGAGGGTTTCTTGAATGCCTTGAAGAATGAGATTCATAATCTTGCTTTGGTGTCTTTGCGTAAGGAAGAATTAGAGTACATGTGTTCGCATTGCCGGTTCTTGCCCCGGGTATATTGGGAATGGCTTTTTTCCTTTCGTTTTGATCCGGATAAGATTCATGTGTATTTGGACGAAGAACGCCATTTACACATGGAAGTTACAGACTTATTATATAAGGTAACGTTGTATGAAGTGCCTTTGCTGGCGATTATTTCAGAAATAAAGAATCAGTTCTTAAACCGTATACCGGACCGTCAGGACATCATAGCCCGTTTGTCTGGAAAAGTCAGCTTGTCTAATACGCATCACATGCCTTTTTCTGAATTTGGCACCCGCCGTCGTTTTTCGTTTGATGTGCATGAAACAGTCGTTGCCTATTTGAAAGAACATGCCCGCTACTGTACGGGAACTTCCAATTGTTTTCTTGCCATGAAATACAACCTGCTTCCGATGGGGACCCATCCGCACGAATGGTTTATGTTTCATGGCGCGCAATTCGGTTACAAGCATGCCAATTATATGGCTTTAGAGAATTGGGTAAATGTGTATGACGGCGATTTGGGTACAGCTTTGTCGGACACATATACGTCAGATGCTTTCCTTTCGAATTTCAGTCGCAAGCAAGCCAAACTGTTCGATGGGGTACGGTGTGATTCCGGAGACGAGTTTGAGTTTGTAGAACAT
The Phocaeicola salanitronis DSM 18170 genome window above contains:
- the pncB gene encoding nicotinate phosphoribosyltransferase, whose product is MVIKTVLDTDLYKFTTSYAYIKLFPYAMGTFSFKDRDDTEYTEGFLNALKNEIHNLALVSLRKEELEYMCSHCRFLPRVYWEWLFSFRFDPDKIHVYLDEERHLHMEVTDLLYKVTLYEVPLLAIISEIKNQFLNRIPDRQDIIARLSGKVSLSNTHHMPFSEFGTRRRFSFDVHETVVAYLKEHARYCTGTSNCFLAMKYNLLPMGTHPHEWFMFHGAQFGYKHANYMALENWVNVYDGDLGTALSDTYTSDAFLSNFSRKQAKLFDGVRCDSGDEFEFVEHLIARYKELGIDPTTKTIIFSNALDFEKALHIFEYCQGKIRCSFGIGTNLTNDTGYTPSNIVMKLSRCKMNVNQEWRECVKLSDDMGKHMGSSKELDACLYELRLK